Proteins co-encoded in one Rhopalosiphum maidis isolate BTI-1 chromosome 2, ASM367621v3, whole genome shotgun sequence genomic window:
- the LOC113551523 gene encoding uncharacterized protein LOC113551523, which translates to MSLKTIITVVAVVVMCCKTTNGALKQRQAYYNGYSDEHIQNHKDESHQDLSKVPGTPGVDYPIYHAVPETNFNCKDVPYAPGMYANVETGCQAYHICHDGREGHQGASFLCSNGTLFNQKEFTCDWWYNVDCSKATYYYELNTDATKNPFAPKPKVPEEPYKQPYNNYYQSPKYYL; encoded by the exons atgtctttaaaaacGATAATCACCGTTGTAGCGGTAGTGGTGATGTGCTGCAAGACTACTAACGGAGCTTTGAAACAG AGACAAGCATATTATAACGGTTATTCCGACGAACACATTCAGAACCACAAAGATGAGAGTCACCAAGATCTGAGTAAAGTACCTGGCACACCGGGAGTGGACTACCCAATTTACCACGCGGTTCCTGAGACGAATTTCAACTGCAAAGACGTACCGTACGCACCAGGCATGTACGCCAACGTGGAAACAGGATGCCag gctTATCATATCTGTCACGACGGTCGTGAAGGTCATCAAGGAGCGTCTTTCTTGTGCTCCAACGGCACTTTATTCAATCAAAAGGAATTTACTTGCGATTGGTGGTACAACGTAGACTGTAGCAAggcaacatattattatga ACTTAACACGGATGCAACAAAAAATCCATTCGCCCCAAAACCAAAGGTTCCTGAAGAACCGTACAAGCAaccatacaataattattaccagaGCCCAAAGTATTACctataa
- the LOC113554406 gene encoding uncharacterized protein LOC113554406 has product MDDSMLDFVLKHLPNYWDTVPLYTNSNKLFALSYSRNSNEYQFVESMFYGANVSQIIRVQNPFTYGRFMLRREMVQSTYEGIVFHGVHKDDLNIALKFNCDYRRYTKKQDDIYENSQHPMFYESFSDLLNNTIHAITDINVLVLNIMTDTPKTQCDYYVQYIVKF; this is encoded by the exons ATGGACGATTCGATGTtggattttgtattaaaacacTTGCCAAACTATTGGGATACCGTACCTTTGTATACAAACAGTAATAAGTTATTCGCACTGTCGTATTCTAGAAACTCTAACGAATACCAATTTGTTGAATCCATGTTTTACGGAGCAAACGTTAGTCAAATTATAAGAGTGCAAAACCCATTCACTTATGGTCGCTTCATGTTAAGGCGTGAAATGGTTCAATCCACTTATGAA ggAATAGTTTTTCATGGAGTTCACAAAGATGATTTGAACATTGCATTGAAATTTAACTGTGATTATAGAAGATATACAAAGAAACAAGATGATATATATGAAAACTctcaacatcctatgttttATGAATCATTCTCGGATTTGTTAAACAATACTATACATGCTATTACAGACATAAATGTCTTGGTTTTGAATATAATGACAGATACACCAAAAACACAATGtgattattatgttcaatatattgttaaattttga